The Symphalangus syndactylus isolate Jambi chromosome 8, NHGRI_mSymSyn1-v2.1_pri, whole genome shotgun sequence genome includes a window with the following:
- the LOC129487770 gene encoding LOW QUALITY PROTEIN: nuclear pore complex protein Nup50-like (The sequence of the model RefSeq protein was modified relative to this genomic sequence to represent the inferred CDS: deleted 1 base in 1 codon; substituted 1 base at 1 genomic stop codon) produces the protein MVFESLGLSSTKSSEARSAAPEAAQRAQPGDHQLLQTPAPLRPGFRRTQDPASAAAAAEEVRKHGQKKCREGTDRNWDQEDEAEEMGTFSVASEEVLKNIAIKKAGRARAEMLGFESDSGGDFKDFKGLVVPSGGGRFPGFGSGAGGKPLEGLSNGNNITSAPPFTGAKAVAEPKVAFGSLAANGPTALVDKKVSNPKTNGDCQQPSSSGLASSKACVGNAYHKQLAALNCSVRDWIVKHVNTNPLCDLTPIFKDYEKYLANIEQQHGNNGRNSESESNKAAAETQSPSLFGSTKLQQESTFLFHGNKTEDTPDKKVEVASEKKTDPSSLGATSASFNFGKKVDSSVLGSLSSVPLTGFSFSPGNSSLFGKDITQSKPVSSPFATKPFEGQAEGDSGECKGGDXEKNDEPPKVVVTEVKEEDTFYSKKCKLFYKKDNEFKEKGISTLHLKPTANQKTQLLVRADTNLGNILLNVLIPPNMPCTRTGKNNVLIVCVPNPPIDEKNATMPVTMLIRVKTSEDADELHKILLEKKDA, from the exons ATGGTATTTGAGTCTCTGGGCTTGTCGAGCACCAAGTCCTCTGAGGCCCGCAGCGCAGCACCGGAAGCGGCCCAGCGCGCTCAGCCCGGCGACCACCAGCTGCTCCAGACCCCTGCGCCGCTGCGCCCCGGGTTTCGCCGCACCCAAGACCCAGCAAGTGCAGCGGCGGCCGCTGAGGAAGTTCGAAAACATGGCCAAAAGAAATGCCGAGAAGGAACTGACAGGAATTGGGATCAAGAAGATGAAGCTGAAGAGATGGGAACATTCTCCGTGGCCAGTGAGGAAGTCTTGAAGAATATAGCCATAAagaaagcaggccgggcgcg cGCAGAAATGTTGGGATTCGAATCTGACAGTGGAGGAGACTTTAAAGATTTTAAAGGTTTGGTGGTACCTTCTGGAGGAGGACGGTTTCCTGGATTTGGTAGTGGCGCTGGA GGGAAGCCTTTGGAAGGACTGTCGAATGGAAACAACATAACCAGTGCCCCTCCCTTCACCGGTGCAAAGGCAGTGGCAGAGCCCAAGGTAGCCTTTGGTTCTCTTGCTGCAAATGGCCCTACCGCCTTGGTCGATAAAAAAGTTTCAAATCCCAAAACTAATGGGGACTGTCAGCAGCCCTCCTCCTCTGGCCTTGCTTCCAGTAAAGCTTGTGTCGGAAATGCCTATCACAAGCAGTTGGCCGCCTTGAACTGCTCTGTGCGGGATTGGATAGTGAAGCACGTGAATACAAACCCCCTCTGTGATCTGACACCTATTTTCAAAGACTATGAGAAATATTTAGCAAACATTGAACAGCAACATGGGAACAATGGCAGGAATTCTGAAAGTGAATCTAACAAAGCGGCGGCTGAAACACAGTCTCCTTCCCTTTTTGGCTCAACAAAATTACAGCAAGAGTCAACATTTCTGTTTCATGGCAACAAAACTGAAGATACACCTGACAAGAAGGTGGAGGTGGCATCTGAAAAGAAAACGGACCCATCATCACTAGGAGCGACAAGTGCCTCATTTAATTTCGGCAAGAAAGTTGATAGCTCTGTTTTGGGCTCATTAAGCTCTGTCCCCCTGACTGGATTTTCATTCTCCCCTGGAAACTCCAGTTTATTTGGCAAAGATATTACCCAGAGTAAACCAGTCTCTTCCCCATTTGCCACTAAACCATTTGAGGGCCAAGCAGAAGGTGACAGTGGTGAATGCAAAGGTGGAGATTAAGAAAAGAATGATGAGCCACCCAAAGTAGTAGTTACAGAAGTAAAAGAAGAAGATACTTTTTACTCCAAAAAGTGTAAACTATTTTACAAGAAAGACAATGAGTTTAAAGAGAAAGGCATAAGTACTCTGCATTTAAAACCTACAGCAAATCAGAAGACACAGCTTTTGGTGCGGGCAGACACCAATTTAGGCAACATATTGCTGAATGTTCTGATTCCACCCAATATGCCATGTACGCGAACAGGGAAAAATAACGTGCTTATCGTCTGTGTTCCAAATCCACCAATCGACGAGAAGAATGCCACCATGCCAGTCACCATGTTGATTCGGGTAAAAACCAGCGAGGATGCAGACGAGTTGCACAAAATTTTACTGGAGAAAAAGGATGCCTGA